A genome region from Solirubrobacter pauli includes the following:
- a CDS encoding NAD(P)H-binding protein produces MQTLVTGVSGYVGAALVPRLIRDGHSVRGFARSAERVRAAGAEVDDLVLGDATSGAGLDRALDGVDVAYYLIHSMEGVGASFVDVERRQAETFAAAAAAAGVRRVVYLGGLVPHDGTISRHLASRLTVEQALLDAVPESVALRASLVVGARSRSFRFLVRLIERLPVLALPAWRVHRTQPIDGRDVLEFLASAATLAPRHAGRSWDLGGPDVMSYQELMRRIADVMMVDRLSLPLSFNLTPVASVVAAAVAGEDPGLIEPLMESLEHDLLPRDDDAAATFGVRLHRFEAAVERALRDMEVQPR; encoded by the coding sequence TTGCAAACCCTGGTAACCGGCGTGTCGGGCTACGTCGGCGCGGCACTCGTGCCGCGCCTGATCCGTGACGGCCACAGCGTTCGTGGCTTCGCCCGCTCGGCGGAGCGCGTCCGTGCGGCCGGAGCCGAGGTCGACGACCTCGTGCTCGGCGACGCGACCTCCGGCGCGGGCCTGGACCGCGCGCTGGACGGCGTGGACGTCGCGTACTACCTGATCCACTCGATGGAGGGCGTCGGCGCCTCGTTCGTGGACGTCGAGCGCCGCCAGGCCGAGACGTTCGCCGCCGCGGCGGCCGCGGCCGGCGTGCGCCGGGTCGTCTACCTCGGCGGGCTCGTGCCCCACGACGGCACGATCTCGCGCCACCTGGCGTCGCGCCTGACCGTCGAGCAGGCGCTGCTGGACGCCGTGCCGGAGTCGGTCGCCCTGCGCGCGTCGCTCGTGGTCGGCGCGCGCTCGCGCTCGTTCCGCTTCCTCGTCCGGCTGATCGAGCGCCTGCCCGTGCTCGCGCTGCCGGCGTGGCGCGTGCACCGTACGCAGCCGATCGACGGACGCGACGTGCTCGAGTTCCTCGCGAGCGCCGCGACGCTCGCCCCGCGCCACGCGGGCCGCTCGTGGGACCTCGGCGGGCCGGACGTGATGAGCTACCAGGAGCTCATGCGCCGTATCGCTGACGTGATGATGGTCGATCGCCTGTCCCTGCCGTTGTCGTTCAACCTCACGCCCGTGGCGTCGGTGGTGGCCGCCGCCGTCGCGGGCGAGGACCCCGGGCTGATCGAGCCGCTGATGGAGTCACTCGAGCACGACCTGCTCCCCCGCGACGACGATGCCGCCGCGACGTTCGGGGTGAGACTGCACCGGTTCGAGGCCGCGGTGGAACGAGCGTTGCGTGACATGGAGGTGCAACCCCGATGA
- a CDS encoding SLC13 family permease: MAFAIAVFVVALALIASERVDRTKIALLGATLVVLAGTLDQEQAIEAVDFNTIGLLVGMMIMVRVTETTGVYTWLAIRAGQLSQGRPLVLVLALAVTTAVLSAFLDNVTTILLIVPITFLLADALDIDPVPLIVIEIVASNLGGTATLIGDPPNILIAGHTGLSFGAFIANLAPIVILTLAVVIPGLYFAFRSRLRIAPEAREQVMALDAAKSIEDAGEAKRTVPILVLTILVFFIHKPLHLEPATVALAGAAVTLLLSRQSLAGTVSSIEWLTLFFLIGLFVMVGALEETGALEEVANGIASVTDGNRTAELLGILWVSAIGSGLVDNIPFTAAMIPVVDSLGDDSAYWWALALGACFGGNATIVAAACNVAASGMAARAGNPIGFVFFLRYGLPVTAVSLILATAYVMLRYA; this comes from the coding sequence GTGGCATTCGCCATCGCAGTCTTCGTCGTCGCGCTCGCGCTGATCGCGTCCGAGCGCGTCGACCGCACGAAGATCGCCCTGCTGGGCGCGACCCTCGTCGTGCTCGCCGGCACGCTCGACCAGGAGCAGGCGATCGAGGCGGTGGACTTCAACACCATCGGCCTGCTCGTCGGCATGATGATCATGGTCCGGGTCACCGAGACCACCGGCGTCTACACATGGCTGGCGATCCGTGCCGGGCAGCTCTCACAGGGTCGCCCGCTCGTGCTCGTGCTCGCGCTGGCGGTCACCACCGCCGTGCTGTCGGCGTTCCTGGACAACGTGACGACGATCCTGCTGATCGTCCCGATCACGTTCCTGTTGGCCGACGCGCTCGACATCGACCCGGTGCCGTTGATCGTGATCGAGATCGTGGCGTCGAACCTCGGCGGCACGGCCACGTTGATCGGCGATCCGCCGAACATCCTCATCGCCGGCCACACCGGCCTGTCGTTCGGCGCGTTCATCGCCAACCTCGCGCCGATCGTGATCCTCACGCTGGCGGTCGTGATCCCCGGGCTGTACTTCGCGTTCCGCTCGCGCCTGCGGATCGCGCCCGAGGCGCGCGAGCAGGTCATGGCGCTGGACGCGGCCAAGTCGATCGAGGACGCCGGCGAGGCCAAGCGCACCGTCCCGATCCTCGTGCTGACGATCCTCGTGTTCTTCATCCACAAGCCGCTGCACCTGGAGCCCGCGACGGTCGCGCTCGCCGGTGCCGCGGTCACGCTGCTCCTGAGCCGGCAGTCGCTGGCCGGCACGGTCTCCTCGATCGAATGGCTGACGCTCTTCTTCCTGATCGGCCTGTTCGTGATGGTCGGCGCGCTGGAGGAGACCGGCGCGCTGGAGGAGGTCGCGAACGGCATCGCGTCCGTGACGGACGGCAACCGGACGGCGGAGCTGCTCGGGATCCTGTGGGTGTCGGCGATCGGCTCGGGGCTGGTGGACAACATCCCGTTCACCGCCGCGATGATCCCGGTCGTGGACTCGCTCGGCGACGACTCCGCGTACTGGTGGGCGCTCGCCCTCGGCGCCTGCTTCGGCGGCAACGCCACCATCGTCGCCGCCGCGTGCAACGTGGCCGCCTCGGGCATGGCCGCGCGCGCCGGGAACCCGATCGGCTTCGTGTTCTTCCTGCGCTACGGCCTGCCGGTGACCGCCGTGTCGTTGATCCTGGCCACCGCCTACGTGATGCTGAGGTACGCATGA
- the nhaA gene encoding Na+/H+ antiporter NhaA produces MTDRIREFLHDEAAGGLAILAATVVALLWANVGPGYDGFWHTELGPLDLHHWVNDALMALFFLVVGLEIKREFVDGRLQSPRAAALPAIAAVGGVLAPIVIFVVLIAGGEGAEGWAIACATDIAFAVGLIAVLGDRVSEGTRVFLLAVAIVDHIIAIAIIAIFYAEAVSVLWLLAAAVLAVAVKRLPRLWIPLGIALWIAVHEAGVHATIAGVTVGLLLPVALGERVEHRLHPWSAFLVVPLFALANAGVDFGGGVLGDALGSRLTWAIVAGLVIGKLLGISGATLGALRAGGTLPEGMPRPQLAGVAAAAGIGFTVSLFIAELAYDDPALVERAKVGIFAGSVISGILGVLLLSVASRARRV; encoded by the coding sequence GTGACCGACCGCATCCGGGAGTTCCTCCACGACGAGGCCGCGGGTGGCCTCGCGATCCTCGCCGCGACCGTCGTCGCGCTGCTGTGGGCCAACGTCGGCCCTGGCTACGACGGCTTCTGGCACACCGAGCTCGGCCCGCTCGACCTGCATCACTGGGTCAACGACGCGTTGATGGCGCTGTTCTTCCTCGTCGTCGGGCTGGAGATCAAGCGCGAGTTCGTCGACGGGCGCCTGCAGAGCCCGCGGGCGGCGGCGCTGCCGGCGATCGCCGCGGTCGGCGGGGTGCTCGCGCCGATCGTGATCTTCGTCGTGCTGATCGCCGGCGGGGAGGGTGCCGAGGGGTGGGCGATCGCCTGCGCGACGGACATCGCGTTCGCCGTCGGGCTGATCGCCGTGCTCGGCGACCGCGTGTCGGAGGGCACGCGCGTGTTCCTCCTGGCGGTGGCGATCGTCGACCACATCATCGCCATCGCGATCATCGCGATCTTCTACGCGGAGGCCGTGTCGGTGCTGTGGCTGCTGGCGGCGGCGGTGCTGGCGGTCGCGGTCAAGCGGCTGCCGCGGCTGTGGATCCCGCTCGGCATCGCGCTGTGGATCGCGGTCCACGAGGCGGGCGTGCACGCGACGATCGCCGGCGTCACCGTCGGCCTGCTGCTGCCCGTGGCGCTCGGCGAGCGTGTCGAGCACCGGCTGCACCCGTGGAGCGCGTTCCTGGTCGTGCCGCTGTTCGCGCTCGCCAACGCGGGGGTCGACTTCGGCGGCGGCGTGCTGGGCGACGCGCTCGGCAGCCGGCTGACGTGGGCGATCGTCGCCGGCCTGGTGATCGGCAAGCTGCTCGGGATCTCCGGCGCGACGCTGGGTGCGCTGCGCGCCGGCGGGACGCTGCCCGAGGGGATGCCGCGTCCGCAGCTGGCCGGCGTGGCCGCGGCCGCCGGCATCGGCTTCACCGTCTCGCTGTTCATCGCCGAGCTCGCCTACGACGACCCGGCGCTCGTCGAGCGCGCCAAGGTCGGCATCTTCGCCGGTTCCGTGATCAGTGGCATCCTCGGGGTGCTGCTGCTGTCTGTAGCCTCTCGCGCCAGGAGGGTCTGA
- a CDS encoding malate dehydrogenase, with amino-acid sequence MATTVTVTGAAGQIGYALLFRIASGQLLGPDKPVHLNLLEIPQGVKAAEGTALELFDSAFPLLAGIDVYDDAKQAFDGANIALLVGARPRTKGMERADLLEANGGIFKPQGEAIAAGAADDIKVLVVGNPANTNALIAASNADGVPKERFTAMTRLDHNRAIAQLAQKTGAPVSEITNMTIWGNHSPSMYPDLFNAKVKGERAWDAVGDEAWVADEYIPRVGKRGAEIIEARGASSAASAASAAIDHVYDWVNGTKDGEWVSMAVPSTGAYGVPEGIISSFPVTVSGGEYTIVEGLDVPEFSQQRIDKTVAELQEEREAVAKLGLV; translated from the coding sequence ATGGCCACCACCGTCACCGTCACCGGGGCGGCCGGGCAGATCGGCTACGCGCTGCTCTTCCGGATCGCATCCGGTCAGCTGCTCGGCCCTGACAAGCCCGTCCACCTGAACCTCCTCGAGATCCCCCAGGGCGTCAAGGCCGCTGAGGGCACCGCCCTCGAGCTGTTCGACTCCGCCTTCCCGCTGCTCGCCGGGATCGACGTCTACGACGACGCCAAGCAGGCGTTCGACGGCGCGAACATCGCGTTGCTCGTGGGCGCGCGCCCGCGTACGAAGGGCATGGAGCGGGCCGACCTGCTCGAGGCCAACGGCGGCATCTTCAAGCCGCAGGGCGAGGCGATCGCCGCCGGCGCGGCCGACGACATCAAGGTGCTCGTGGTCGGCAACCCGGCGAACACGAACGCGCTGATCGCCGCCTCCAACGCGGACGGCGTGCCCAAGGAGCGCTTCACGGCGATGACGCGCCTGGACCACAACCGCGCGATCGCCCAGCTCGCCCAGAAGACCGGCGCGCCGGTGTCCGAGATCACCAACATGACGATCTGGGGCAACCACTCGCCGTCGATGTACCCCGACCTGTTCAACGCGAAGGTCAAGGGCGAGCGGGCCTGGGACGCCGTCGGTGACGAGGCCTGGGTCGCCGACGAGTACATCCCGCGCGTGGGCAAGCGCGGCGCGGAGATCATCGAGGCGCGCGGCGCGTCCTCGGCCGCCTCCGCCGCCTCCGCGGCGATCGACCACGTCTACGACTGGGTCAACGGGACCAAGGACGGCGAGTGGGTGTCGATGGCCGTGCCGTCGACCGGCGCCTACGGCGTGCCGGAGGGCATCATCAGCTCGTTCCCGGTCACGGTGTCCGGTGGCGAGTACACGATCGTCGAGGGCCTGGACGTGCCGGAGTTCTCGCAGCAGCGCATCGACAAGACGGTCGCCGAGCTCCAGGAGGAGCGCGAGGCCGTCGCCAAGCTCGGCCTGGTCTAG
- a CDS encoding SRPBCC family protein: protein MTLVRAQIDIDAPPDEVYEVMLDPERLHEWVTIHRKVNRTDSGEPRMGYEMDQTLCLRHANFKVHWTLTEADRPRAATWEGKGPAGSYARTAYRLTEKGEGTHFEYENEFKAPGGFLGAAASRVVVGGVPEREAQRSLQQLKALLER, encoded by the coding sequence ATGACGTTGGTGCGTGCGCAGATCGACATCGACGCACCTCCGGACGAGGTGTATGAGGTCATGCTCGACCCGGAACGGCTGCATGAGTGGGTGACGATTCACCGCAAGGTCAATCGCACGGATTCCGGTGAGCCGCGCATGGGGTACGAGATGGACCAGACGTTGTGCCTGCGTCACGCGAACTTCAAGGTGCACTGGACGCTCACCGAAGCCGACCGGCCGCGCGCCGCCACGTGGGAGGGCAAGGGCCCGGCGGGGTCATACGCACGCACCGCGTACCGCCTCACCGAGAAGGGTGAAGGCACCCACTTCGAGTACGAGAACGAGTTCAAGGCACCGGGTGGGTTCCTCGGCGCCGCGGCCAGCCGGGTGGTGGTCGGCGGTGTCCCCGAACGCGAGGCGCAACGGTCACTCCAACAACTCAAAGCGCTGCTGGAACGCTGA
- a CDS encoding EAL domain-containing protein codes for MTPATAAMDGVRLLSHRPSVLYKVEHLATEPAAGDIAVEGLLLAGPGWDDRLRTLMRALSVSERACLFAIRLADEQSLPVPAETLLDRTRTDWFPEFLSHGRMRPHFQPIIDLHSGLAYGREALMRGMLGTVELRGGELLAAAEAHDALFSFDYRARTAALEVGLPLLPPGEILFVNVDPRASLDVDSSMRTTWPVVGRLGADPSRLCLELVKPERCLDRDLLHAITAEHRKRGALVALDDLSGGPDSLACLELIKPDIAKIDTALTAGIQHSVGRRSLVKALVECAHELGAKVVAEGVERVDEFRAMAELGVDLGQGFYFGQPTEKPMAVDTRLVRPSAY; via the coding sequence GTGACCCCTGCCACGGCCGCCATGGACGGCGTGCGACTGCTCTCGCACCGCCCGTCCGTCCTCTACAAGGTCGAGCACCTCGCCACGGAGCCCGCGGCGGGGGACATCGCCGTGGAGGGACTGCTGCTGGCCGGGCCAGGGTGGGACGATCGCCTGCGGACGCTGATGCGGGCGCTGTCGGTGTCCGAGCGCGCGTGCCTGTTCGCGATCCGCCTCGCGGACGAGCAGAGCCTGCCGGTGCCCGCCGAGACGCTGCTCGACCGCACCCGCACGGACTGGTTCCCCGAGTTCCTCTCGCACGGCCGCATGCGCCCGCACTTCCAGCCGATCATCGACCTGCACTCCGGCCTGGCCTACGGCCGCGAGGCGCTGATGCGCGGGATGCTGGGCACGGTCGAGCTGCGCGGCGGTGAGCTGCTGGCCGCCGCCGAGGCGCACGACGCGCTCTTCTCCTTCGACTACCGCGCCCGCACGGCGGCGCTGGAAGTCGGCCTGCCGCTGCTGCCCCCGGGCGAGATCCTGTTCGTCAACGTCGACCCGCGCGCGTCGCTGGACGTCGACTCCTCGATGCGCACCACGTGGCCGGTCGTCGGCCGGCTCGGCGCCGACCCGTCGCGCCTCTGCCTCGAGCTGGTCAAGCCCGAGCGCTGCCTGGACCGCGACCTCCTGCACGCGATCACCGCCGAGCACCGCAAGCGCGGCGCGCTCGTGGCGCTGGACGACCTCTCGGGCGGGCCGGACTCCCTGGCCTGCCTGGAGCTGATCAAGCCCGACATCGCGAAGATCGACACGGCGCTGACGGCCGGCATCCAGCACTCGGTCGGGCGGCGTTCGCTCGTCAAGGCCCTGGTGGAGTGCGCGCACGAGCTGGGCGCGAAGGTCGTCGCCGAGGGCGTCGAGCGCGTCGACGAGTTCCGCGCGATGGCCGAGCTGGGCGTCGACCTCGGCCAGGGCTTCTACTTCGGCCAGCCGACCGAGAAGCCGATGGCGGTCGACACCCGCCTCGTGCGTCCTTCCGCCTACTAG
- the lon gene encoding endopeptidase La, with product MSATEDELPQGLPDRLPVLPLRDTVTYPDTLTPLAVGQERSIQLVNDVLAGDRMLVMLGSKDPDLDTPGPDQLHRIGVAGVVARMLKVPDGSLRILVQAGQRVQIDEWEGEEPYLVAKVSELPDEVEEGPELTALMRNVQQTFTRIIDEVPYLPEELQMAVANVEEPSSLAHLIAGALRIKVEEKQALLEEVDVGKRLRMLSETLARELDIVAIGSKIQNQVMSEMESSQREYVLRQQLKAIQEELGEKDPAEAEIDDLREQLSALELPEDVRKQADRELSRLEKLPQAAAEHGVIRTYLEWIASLPWGKRTEDNLDLAHARLVLDEDHYDIAKVKERILEFLAVRKLKPDATGSSIMCFVGPPGVGKTSLGKSIARAMGRTFERISAGGVRDEAEIRGHRRTYIGAMPGTIIRALRDAGAANPLFMIDEIDKMGADYRGDPASAMLEVLDPEQNATFRDHYLDVPFDLSGVLFITTANTLDTIPGPLRDRMEIIQLSGYTEEEKLQIAKRYLVPRQIERSGLKKSQVSFSDTGLKAIISEYTREAGVRGLEREIASVCRKVALSVAEGTHAKKVAVSGPKVRELLGRPRFQPEMKRRTREPGVATGLAWTPVGGDVLFVEATAMPGKGRLTITGQLGDVMKESAQAAMSYVRGHADALPDGWFGEHDVHIHVPAGAIPKDGPSAGITMATALMSLVSGRAVRDDVAMTGELTLTGQVLPIGGLKEKALAAQRAGVKRVLAPSRNEPDAEDFPDALRENLEFVWVSEIGDVFDAALVRGMLASKT from the coding sequence GTGAGCGCCACCGAGGACGAGCTCCCGCAGGGCCTGCCGGACCGGCTGCCGGTCCTCCCCCTGCGCGACACGGTCACCTACCCGGACACGCTGACGCCGCTGGCGGTCGGGCAGGAGCGCTCGATCCAGCTCGTCAACGACGTGCTGGCGGGCGACCGGATGCTCGTGATGCTGGGCTCCAAGGACCCGGACCTCGACACGCCCGGGCCGGATCAGCTGCACCGGATCGGCGTCGCGGGCGTCGTCGCGCGCATGCTCAAGGTGCCGGACGGCTCGCTGCGGATCCTGGTCCAAGCGGGCCAGCGTGTGCAGATCGACGAGTGGGAGGGCGAGGAGCCCTACCTGGTCGCCAAGGTCTCCGAGCTGCCCGACGAGGTCGAGGAAGGCCCGGAGCTGACCGCGCTGATGCGCAACGTCCAGCAGACGTTCACGCGCATCATCGACGAGGTCCCGTACCTCCCCGAAGAGCTGCAGATGGCGGTCGCGAACGTCGAGGAGCCGTCCTCGCTCGCGCACCTGATCGCCGGCGCGCTGCGGATCAAGGTCGAGGAGAAGCAGGCGCTGCTGGAGGAGGTCGACGTCGGCAAGCGCCTGCGGATGCTGTCCGAGACGCTCGCGCGCGAGCTGGACATCGTCGCCATCGGCTCCAAGATCCAGAACCAGGTCATGTCGGAGATGGAGAGCTCGCAGCGCGAGTACGTGCTCCGGCAGCAGCTGAAGGCGATCCAGGAGGAGCTGGGCGAGAAGGACCCCGCCGAGGCCGAGATCGACGACCTGCGCGAGCAGCTGTCCGCGCTCGAGCTGCCGGAGGACGTCCGCAAGCAGGCCGACCGCGAGCTCTCGCGGCTGGAGAAGCTTCCGCAGGCGGCGGCCGAGCACGGCGTCATCCGCACCTACCTGGAGTGGATCGCGTCGCTGCCGTGGGGCAAGCGCACCGAGGACAACCTGGACCTCGCGCACGCCCGGCTGGTGCTCGACGAGGACCACTACGACATCGCCAAGGTCAAGGAGCGGATCCTCGAGTTCCTGGCGGTGCGCAAGCTCAAGCCGGACGCCACGGGGTCATCGATCATGTGCTTCGTCGGCCCGCCGGGTGTGGGCAAGACGTCGCTGGGCAAGTCGATCGCGCGGGCGATGGGCCGCACGTTCGAGCGCATCAGCGCCGGCGGCGTGCGCGACGAGGCCGAGATCCGCGGCCACCGGCGCACGTACATCGGCGCGATGCCGGGCACGATCATCCGCGCGCTGCGCGACGCGGGCGCGGCCAACCCGCTGTTCATGATCGACGAGATCGACAAGATGGGCGCGGACTACCGGGGCGACCCGGCCAGCGCGATGCTCGAGGTGCTCGACCCCGAGCAGAACGCGACGTTCCGCGACCACTACCTCGACGTGCCGTTCGACCTCTCCGGCGTCCTGTTCATCACGACGGCGAACACGCTGGACACGATCCCCGGCCCGCTCCGCGACCGGATGGAGATCATCCAGCTCTCGGGCTACACCGAGGAGGAGAAGCTCCAGATCGCCAAGCGCTACCTCGTGCCGCGCCAGATCGAGCGCTCCGGCCTGAAGAAGTCGCAGGTGAGCTTCTCGGACACCGGGCTGAAGGCGATCATCTCCGAGTACACGCGTGAGGCCGGCGTGCGCGGCCTCGAGCGCGAGATCGCGTCCGTCTGCCGCAAGGTCGCGCTCAGCGTCGCCGAGGGGACGCACGCCAAGAAGGTCGCGGTCAGCGGACCGAAGGTGCGCGAGCTGCTCGGGCGCCCGCGCTTCCAGCCCGAGATGAAGCGCCGTACGCGCGAGCCGGGCGTGGCGACCGGGCTGGCCTGGACGCCGGTCGGCGGCGACGTGCTGTTCGTCGAGGCGACCGCGATGCCCGGCAAGGGCCGGTTGACGATCACCGGTCAGCTGGGCGACGTCATGAAGGAGTCCGCGCAGGCGGCGATGTCCTACGTCCGCGGCCACGCCGACGCGCTGCCCGACGGCTGGTTCGGCGAGCACGACGTGCACATCCACGTGCCGGCGGGCGCTATCCCCAAGGACGGGCCGAGCGCCGGGATCACGATGGCGACCGCGCTGATGTCGCTGGTGAGCGGGCGTGCGGTGCGTGACGACGTGGCGATGACGGGCGAGCTGACGCTGACCGGCCAGGTGCTGCCGATCGGCGGCTTGAAGGAGAAGGCGCTGGCGGCGCAGCGGGCGGGCGTCAAGCGGGTGCTGGCGCCGAGTCGCAACGAGCCCGACGCCGAGGACTTCCCCGACGCGCTGCGGGAGAACCTGGAGTTCGTCTGGGTGAGCGAGATCGGCGATGTGTTCGACGCGGCACTCGTCCGGGGTATGCTCGCGTCCAAGACTTGA
- a CDS encoding Hsp20/alpha crystallin family protein → MRRQMDELFDRGLAPQRRGGFSPAVDVYYASDPPRAIVRADLAGIDPSQVQLEVQGRELLLSGQREPDTPSDDRVYQQMEIERGPFRRVVALGADVDADAADATYEDGILTVELPLSRPAQARTVPIRGTER, encoded by the coding sequence ATGCGCCGTCAGATGGACGAGCTGTTCGACCGCGGCTTGGCGCCGCAGCGGCGCGGCGGGTTCTCGCCGGCGGTCGACGTCTACTACGCGAGCGACCCGCCACGGGCGATCGTGCGGGCCGACCTGGCGGGCATCGATCCCAGCCAGGTGCAACTCGAGGTGCAGGGGCGTGAGCTGCTGCTCTCGGGCCAGCGCGAGCCGGACACGCCGTCCGACGACCGCGTCTACCAGCAGATGGAGATCGAGCGCGGGCCGTTCCGGCGGGTCGTCGCGCTCGGTGCCGACGTCGACGCCGACGCCGCCGACGCCACGTACGAGGACGGCATCCTGACCGTCGAGCTGCCGCTGAGCCGGCCTGCGCAAGCCCGCACCGTCCCGATCCGCGGGACGGAGCGGTGA
- a CDS encoding MBL fold metallo-hydrolase: protein MRITVLGKSPAWQDADGACSGYLVEGGGRTVLLDCGPGVFAKLRARVPYESVDAVVLSHLHADHVMDLVPFASGIRYRPWEGAAPRPTLYAPPGAREVLARLCEGGSMSADHIELAFDVTIYDPAEPLALGGLDVRFQPVPHYIPANAVEFADAGARFTFGADCGPSEDLARFAADTDVLMVEATLLEPEPPEDRGHLTPFEAGEHAQRAGAKRLVLTHFAAEAGADWVVAEAARAYGGPIDAAHEGLSFTVGK, encoded by the coding sequence GTGCGCATCACGGTCCTGGGGAAGTCCCCGGCCTGGCAGGACGCCGACGGCGCCTGCTCGGGCTATCTCGTCGAAGGCGGCGGGCGTACGGTGCTGCTCGACTGCGGGCCCGGCGTGTTCGCCAAGCTGCGCGCACGCGTTCCGTACGAGTCGGTGGACGCCGTGGTCCTCAGCCACCTGCACGCCGACCACGTGATGGACCTCGTGCCGTTCGCTTCCGGCATCCGCTACCGGCCGTGGGAGGGCGCCGCGCCGCGCCCGACGCTGTACGCGCCACCGGGTGCCCGCGAGGTGCTCGCGCGGCTGTGCGAGGGCGGCAGCATGAGCGCCGACCACATCGAGCTCGCGTTCGACGTGACGATCTACGACCCGGCCGAGCCGCTCGCGCTCGGCGGGCTCGACGTGCGCTTCCAGCCCGTGCCGCACTACATCCCGGCCAACGCGGTCGAGTTCGCCGACGCCGGGGCGCGGTTCACCTTCGGCGCCGACTGCGGTCCCAGCGAGGACCTCGCCCGCTTCGCCGCCGACACGGACGTGCTGATGGTCGAGGCGACGCTCCTCGAGCCCGAGCCGCCGGAGGACCGCGGGCACCTCACCCCGTTCGAGGCGGGCGAGCACGCGCAGCGGGCGGGAGCGAAGCGCCTGGTGTTGACGCACTTCGCGGCCGAGGCCGGCGCGGACTGGGTCGTCGCGGAGGCCGCGCGCGCCTACGGCGGGCCGATCGACGCGGCCCACGAAGGGTTGAGCTTCACCGTCGGAAAGTAA
- a CDS encoding CBS domain-containing protein: protein MTPPVLHVDETLEDAVRRLVETDLPALPVVDADARFRGVFGEREFMTALFPGYVGQLKGAAFLRQSLDKALQKRNTCRSDRVREHMNTEHVEVGADHSDLQVAEIFLHHRVLIVPVVDDGRVVDVIARHGFFRELAERFLSS, encoded by the coding sequence ATGACCCCGCCCGTGCTGCACGTTGACGAGACGCTCGAGGACGCCGTCCGGCGGCTCGTGGAGACCGACCTGCCCGCGCTGCCGGTGGTGGACGCCGACGCGCGCTTCCGCGGCGTCTTCGGCGAGCGCGAGTTCATGACCGCGCTGTTCCCGGGCTACGTCGGCCAGCTCAAGGGCGCGGCGTTCCTGCGCCAGTCGCTCGACAAGGCGCTCCAGAAGCGCAACACATGCCGGTCCGATCGCGTGCGGGAGCACATGAACACGGAGCACGTCGAGGTGGGCGCGGATCACTCGGACCTGCAGGTGGCGGAGATCTTCCTCCATCACCGTGTGCTGATCGTGCCCGTCGTCGACGACGGGCGGGTGGTCGACGTGATCGCACGGCACGGCTTCTTCCGCGAGCTCGCGGAACGCTTCCTGAGCTCGTGA